The following are from one region of the Paenibacillus bovis genome:
- the aspA gene encoding aspartate ammonia-lyase: protein MRVEKDFLGTKEVPDEAYYGIQTLRAVENFPITGQRLHPELIRAMAMVKKGAALANMELSRLYGPKGEAIVQAADEILAGQWLDQFIVDPIQGGAGTSINMNTNEVIANRALEIMGKEKGAYVDISPNNHVNMAQSTNDAFPTAIHLATLSMIEKLLIAMRELQQSFQTKADEFDTVIKMGRTHLQDAVPIRLGQEFQAYARVLSRDIRRVEATRENLLHINMGATAVGTGLNADRRYITRVAEILAEISGFEVTASDHLVDATQNTDAYTEVSAALKICMMNMSKVANDIRLMASGPYAGLNELSLPARQPGSSIMPGKVNPVMCEVINQIAFQVIGNDNTICLASEAGQLELNVMEPVLVYNLLQSLEIMKQGFTVFRLHCVDGIQANVDNCRQYVERSVGMITALNPHLGYEVVSRIAREAIQTGKSVRELCLLYNVLTEEELNIILDPYQMTEPGIAGEELLHKD, encoded by the coding sequence GTGAGAGTAGAAAAGGATTTTCTGGGCACCAAAGAAGTTCCGGACGAGGCGTATTACGGTATTCAAACACTGCGTGCAGTAGAGAACTTTCCGATCACCGGTCAGCGTCTGCATCCCGAATTGATCCGGGCGATGGCCATGGTCAAAAAAGGAGCTGCGCTCGCCAATATGGAGCTGTCGCGTCTGTATGGTCCCAAAGGGGAAGCTATCGTACAGGCAGCAGATGAGATTCTGGCAGGCCAGTGGCTGGATCAATTTATCGTCGATCCTATTCAGGGCGGCGCAGGTACGTCGATCAATATGAACACCAATGAAGTTATTGCAAACCGTGCCCTGGAAATCATGGGCAAGGAAAAAGGCGCTTATGTGGACATCAGTCCGAATAACCATGTTAATATGGCACAGTCTACCAACGATGCTTTCCCAACAGCGATTCATCTGGCTACACTGTCCATGATCGAGAAGCTGCTGATCGCTATGCGCGAGCTGCAGCAGTCTTTCCAGACCAAGGCGGATGAATTCGATACAGTGATCAAAATGGGACGTACGCATCTACAGGATGCTGTGCCGATTCGACTGGGACAGGAATTCCAGGCTTATGCACGTGTATTGAGCCGCGATATCCGCCGCGTAGAAGCGACCCGCGAGAATCTGCTGCATATCAATATGGGTGCGACGGCTGTCGGCACCGGTCTGAATGCGGATCGCCGCTATATTACCCGTGTTGCCGAGATTCTGGCAGAGATCAGCGGATTTGAAGTAACCGCTTCGGATCATCTGGTAGATGCGACTCAAAATACGGATGCGTACACCGAAGTATCGGCAGCGCTGAAAATCTGTATGATGAATATGTCTAAAGTAGCCAATGATATTCGTCTGATGGCTTCCGGACCGTATGCCGGTCTTAATGAATTGAGCCTGCCTGCACGTCAGCCGGGATCTTCTATTATGCCGGGCAAAGTCAATCCGGTGATGTGCGAAGTGATCAATCAGATTGCTTTCCAGGTAATCGGTAATGATAATACGATCTGTCTGGCTTCCGAAGCAGGTCAGCTGGAGCTGAACGTAATGGAGCCGGTACTGGTCTATAATCTGCTGCAATCGCTGGAGATTATGAAACAGGGCTTCACCGTATTCCGTCTGCATTGTGTAGACGGTATCCAGGCAAATGTAGACAACTGCCGTCAATATGTGGAGCGCAGCGTCGGCATGATTACGGCACTGAATCCGCATCTGGGCTATGAAGTCGTATCCCGGATCGCCCGCGAAGCGATTCAGACGGGCAAATCGGTGCGCGAGCTCTGTCTGCTGTATAATGTGCTGACTGAGGAAGAATTGAATATTATTCTCGATCCTTATCAGATGACTGAACCAGGAATCGCCGGCGAAGAACTGCTGCACAAGGATTAA
- a CDS encoding SMI1/KNR4 family protein, with amino-acid sequence MTLYERWKGWHKKWRNMVESLQAKGADTAMVIKPPATAEQIGKLEQRLGITLPGELKELLGCGAEGFVVWSIMEDVRVPFGAAGDLGWSLDVLDFPDFREESLYEEKRFLAFHIAGNGDMLMLDLESHPKYPAVVHWYHETNEIQLLASSLTDFLDKVTVLYGIGAESWQYEPFIGHLGIDVNSANAKRWTNWINDFLHLTLEEARNDLQLLIRYVEVNGKADQQLQAAFEAHDPEQVFQSWMQRIKQEKDKDIRNSLMEYAGTISGQYAADWVRSLWELPEEDRINSAVLANLTASCLPEDEGLNRVWTRLEQAEQDKRLNGYTANCWLKPFRSRRVIEWMSERKRVSYPYDGWDQLFAISNPAAEDVIRWLNGNGVQRQVVITALAQFANPADIFVNREQVQQARLLLNDELERAVTKKEKNMVGGALLALADLQWNESNTC; translated from the coding sequence ATGACATTATATGAACGATGGAAAGGCTGGCATAAGAAATGGAGAAATATGGTTGAATCGCTGCAGGCCAAAGGTGCTGATACTGCGATGGTTATAAAACCGCCTGCAACAGCAGAGCAGATTGGCAAACTAGAGCAGCGTCTGGGAATAACACTGCCGGGAGAGCTCAAAGAACTGCTGGGATGCGGTGCAGAAGGTTTTGTAGTCTGGTCGATTATGGAAGATGTACGGGTACCATTTGGTGCTGCTGGCGATCTGGGCTGGTCTTTGGACGTGCTGGATTTTCCGGATTTCCGAGAAGAATCCTTATACGAGGAAAAGCGGTTTCTAGCTTTCCATATTGCCGGTAACGGAGATATGTTGATGCTTGATCTGGAGAGCCATCCGAAGTACCCGGCTGTTGTTCACTGGTATCATGAGACGAATGAAATTCAGCTGCTGGCCAGCTCATTAACTGATTTTCTGGACAAGGTAACTGTTTTGTACGGTATAGGGGCAGAATCTTGGCAGTACGAACCGTTTATCGGTCATCTCGGTATTGACGTCAACAGTGCCAATGCCAAACGGTGGACGAATTGGATAAATGATTTTCTGCATCTAACACTGGAAGAAGCAAGAAACGACCTGCAGCTGCTAATTCGTTACGTGGAAGTGAATGGCAAAGCGGATCAGCAGCTGCAAGCTGCTTTTGAAGCGCATGATCCGGAACAGGTATTTCAGAGCTGGATGCAGCGAATCAAGCAGGAAAAGGACAAGGATATACGTAACAGTCTGATGGAATATGCAGGAACCATTAGCGGGCAGTATGCTGCTGATTGGGTGAGAAGCCTATGGGAGCTGCCGGAGGAAGATCGTATCAATTCTGCTGTACTGGCGAATCTGACAGCATCCTGTTTGCCGGAAGACGAAGGATTAAACAGGGTCTGGACCAGACTGGAGCAGGCTGAACAGGATAAACGGCTGAATGGATATACTGCCAACTGCTGGCTGAAGCCATTTCGCAGCCGGCGCGTTATTGAATGGATGAGTGAGCGCAAACGGGTGAGTTATCCCTATGATGGCTGGGATCAGCTGTTTGCCATCTCCAATCCCGCAGCCGAAGATGTTATCCGCTGGCTCAATGGGAATGGCGTACAGCGGCAGGTGGTCATTACCGCATTGGCCCAGTTTGCCAATCCGGCAGATATTTTTGTAAACCGGGAGCAGGTGCAGCAGGCCAGGTTGCTGCTGAATGATGAGCTGGAACGCGCAGTAACCAAAAAAGAAAAAAACATGGTTGGCGGTGCGCTGCTGGCACTGGCAGATCTACAGTGGAACGAGAGCAATACCTGTTAA
- the thrC gene encoding threonine synthase, translated as MKYISTRGQVEPKGFIDTVLMGLADDGGLMIPEQIPVISPEELREWSTLSYVDLFLQIFARYVNDEIPAADLRELAERSYGNFRHPEVTPVKKISDSLYIMELFHGPTFAFKDVALQFMGELYSYMSRKNGDIIHILGATSGDTGAAAIQGVRGKEGIKICILHPHGKVSKVQELQMTTVDDSNVLNLSVKGNFDDCQKMIKDLFADLTFKKKYHLRAINSINFVRILAQTVYYFYAYFRAQDESGERKVNISVPSGNFGNIFSGFLARQMGLPINKLIIATNENNILERFVRTGEYQPGEFRSTHSPSMDIQVASNFERYLYYFLKEDAAKVSDYMNKLQTEGKIVLSQEDLEHVQRDFAAYGASNQDCLQSIIKYKNEYDYLLDPHTACGIAAYEQCSGPEEVCITLATAHPAKFDESIVLCEIEQEFPAPIQALFSMPQHQTIIDHDLNEVVRQLEAFYTR; from the coding sequence ATGAAATATATCAGTACCAGGGGACAGGTTGAGCCAAAAGGATTTATCGATACGGTATTAATGGGATTGGCTGATGATGGTGGTCTGATGATACCCGAACAGATACCGGTGATCTCACCGGAGGAACTTCGCGAGTGGAGTACGCTGAGCTATGTAGATCTATTTTTGCAGATATTTGCGCGATATGTGAATGATGAGATTCCGGCAGCGGATCTGCGCGAACTGGCAGAACGCAGCTACGGCAACTTCCGTCATCCGGAAGTGACACCGGTGAAGAAGATCAGCGATTCGCTCTATATTATGGAGCTGTTCCATGGACCGACCTTTGCTTTTAAAGATGTGGCTCTGCAATTCATGGGAGAACTGTATTCCTATATGTCCCGCAAAAATGGAGATATCATTCATATTCTGGGCGCAACTTCCGGCGATACGGGAGCAGCTGCCATCCAGGGCGTACGCGGCAAGGAAGGTATCAAAATCTGTATTCTGCATCCGCATGGCAAGGTCAGCAAGGTGCAGGAGCTGCAGATGACGACGGTAGATGACAGTAACGTACTGAATCTGTCGGTCAAAGGAAACTTTGATGATTGCCAGAAAATGATCAAGGATCTGTTCGCCGATCTGACATTCAAAAAGAAGTATCATCTACGGGCGATCAATTCTATTAATTTCGTGCGCATTCTGGCGCAGACGGTGTATTACTTTTATGCCTATTTCCGGGCGCAGGACGAAAGCGGCGAACGCAAGGTTAATATCAGCGTGCCTTCCGGCAACTTTGGCAATATTTTCTCCGGTTTTCTGGCCCGTCAGATGGGACTGCCGATTAACAAGCTGATTATTGCTACCAACGAGAATAATATTCTGGAGCGCTTTGTGAGAACAGGAGAATACCAGCCAGGTGAATTCCGTAGTACACATAGTCCATCCATGGATATTCAGGTGGCGAGCAACTTTGAACGTTATCTGTATTATTTCCTCAAAGAAGATGCGGCTAAAGTGTCCGATTATATGAACAAGCTTCAAACAGAAGGTAAAATTGTGCTGAGTCAGGAAGATCTGGAGCATGTACAACGTGACTTTGCAGCCTATGGAGCTTCGAATCAGGATTGTCTGCAGTCCATTATCAAATACAAAAATGAGTATGACTATTTGCTCGACCCTCATACAGCTTGCGGTATTGCTGCTTATGAACAATGCAGCGGACCGGAGGAAGTATGCATTACGCTGGCAACAGCCCATCCGGCCAAGTTTGACGAATCTATTGTCCTGTGTGAAATCGAACAGGAATTCCCGGCGCCGATTCAGGCATTGTTCTCTATGCCGCAGCATCAGACGATTATTGATCATGATCTGAATGAAGTGGTTCGCCAGTTGGAAGCCTTTTATACACGCTAA
- a CDS encoding BMP family lipoprotein, translated as MILVTALLLSACSGQKTADTSASKQRLKVGIVLSDIGLGDQSFSDGAFKGLIKARDEGDILFDYKEIADTGTYDEGFEQLVKEGNDIIIGLGYSVKDSLEATAKKHPDRQFLLIDEKSELANVASITFKEEEGSFLAGALAAMASKSGHLGFIGGVESSLLHKFQIGYEQGARAINPNTSFSVNYTGDFGKAELGAKAAKEMITRDNADVIYTVAGLTGVGGLQEAQKEGKYSIGVDSDQFFLAEKSVIASMVKNIDVAIYNALQTYMKSNASFPEKDMVFGLQDGGVGLTQIHLLELTKEQQAKLEELQQKLISGEIKINIPSS; from the coding sequence ATGATTCTGGTTACCGCCCTTCTCCTGAGTGCATGCTCCGGACAAAAGACAGCGGATACATCTGCCAGCAAGCAAAGACTAAAAGTGGGAATCGTTCTGTCGGATATTGGCCTGGGCGATCAGTCATTCAGTGACGGTGCATTCAAGGGACTGATCAAAGCACGTGACGAAGGCGACATTCTGTTTGACTACAAGGAAATTGCCGATACCGGTACGTATGATGAAGGCTTCGAACAGCTCGTTAAAGAAGGCAATGATATCATTATCGGCCTGGGCTATTCTGTCAAAGACAGCCTGGAAGCCACTGCCAAAAAACATCCGGACCGTCAATTTCTGCTGATTGATGAAAAATCGGAATTGGCCAATGTTGCATCTATTACATTCAAAGAAGAAGAAGGCAGCTTTCTCGCCGGTGCTCTTGCCGCGATGGCCAGCAAATCAGGCCACCTGGGCTTTATCGGCGGTGTCGAATCTTCTCTACTTCATAAATTCCAAATTGGCTACGAACAGGGCGCACGCGCCATTAATCCAAATACCAGCTTCTCGGTCAATTACACCGGTGATTTTGGTAAAGCCGAATTGGGTGCAAAGGCAGCCAAAGAGATGATCACTCGTGACAATGCAGATGTTATTTATACTGTAGCGGGACTCACCGGCGTCGGCGGACTGCAGGAAGCGCAAAAAGAAGGCAAATACTCGATCGGTGTCGATAGCGACCAGTTTTTCCTCGCCGAAAAATCCGTTATTGCATCCATGGTCAAAAATATTGATGTAGCCATCTATAATGCGCTGCAGACCTATATGAAAAGCAATGCTTCCTTCCCGGAAAAGGATATGGTGTTCGGATTACAGGATGGCGGCGTGGGTCTGACCCAGATTCATCTGCTTGAACTGACCAAGGAACAACAGGCCAAGCTGGAGGAGCTGCAGCAAAAACTGATCTCGGGCGAAATCAAAATCAATATTCCAAGCTCATAA
- a CDS encoding methyl-accepting chemotaxis protein, producing the protein MKLQGKLVLNAMISLVASLVLVGYIIFQLLSINSQNNNLVPAMLDVQQLDGDLVQTGQALSNFSFSMSASNKALVTGQLQKIQTTLDTLSNGMLQDAEEQKLLAAAKTKFKKLNEESATAMNNMDSAEAKRQSIRVEGIQNDVYMLDQLTKAGYSEYTKDLTNSIDLTWQIALAGAILLLIAVGWFNTHTARQLAKRAHTLNHAAQRIADGDLTVELAPTKGKDELDELNVSFRQMIGNLRSIVGSIGHAGNRVDDMAQDIDRSNDRMQEMVNQVAISVEELAIGSQKVAEDLSVTVSVVDEMQHKFQANLETTAESAIYSEGAIQSIEHGSSQMKEQLQLVSSNRAAMAEVAQTVRALETNAAEIASMTMLVSEIASQTNLLSLNASIEAARAGEAGQGFAVVAGEVKKLADQSVTAASQIFKAVDSITSAVSQVQASVSQSLTLFQQQEQATASTDASFAEISDQVKQIASQVNKLAQDMQSSHELSNQVQQAIENISAITEQSAAGSQEITASTVEQQNAFRQSGEKVKMLRQIRQEMQHELDRFHMDASTVSAASNSEKANHASAVVSTSPALQD; encoded by the coding sequence ATGAAACTACAAGGCAAATTGGTGCTGAATGCAATGATATCGCTGGTCGCCTCACTGGTGCTGGTAGGTTATATCATTTTCCAGCTGCTGAGCATTAATTCCCAAAATAATAATCTGGTTCCCGCCATGCTGGATGTTCAGCAGCTGGATGGAGACCTCGTCCAAACCGGACAGGCATTGAGCAATTTTTCTTTTTCCATGTCTGCGAGTAATAAGGCACTGGTAACCGGCCAGCTGCAAAAAATCCAGACTACGCTCGATACACTGTCCAATGGCATGCTGCAGGATGCCGAAGAACAAAAGCTGCTCGCAGCAGCCAAAACCAAATTCAAAAAGTTAAACGAAGAATCGGCTACTGCCATGAATAATATGGACAGCGCAGAAGCCAAACGTCAAAGTATCCGTGTCGAAGGTATTCAAAATGACGTCTACATGCTGGATCAGCTTACCAAAGCCGGATACAGCGAATACACCAAAGATCTGACCAACAGTATTGATCTGACCTGGCAAATTGCTCTGGCAGGCGCGATTCTGCTGCTGATTGCTGTAGGCTGGTTTAATACCCATACTGCGCGTCAGCTCGCCAAACGTGCTCATACCCTGAATCATGCTGCACAGCGGATCGCTGATGGAGACCTCACTGTAGAACTTGCTCCTACCAAGGGCAAGGACGAGCTGGATGAACTGAATGTGTCGTTCCGCCAAATGATTGGCAATCTGCGCAGTATTGTTGGCTCGATCGGACATGCCGGTAATCGTGTCGATGATATGGCACAGGATATTGATCGCAGCAATGATCGTATGCAGGAAATGGTAAACCAGGTCGCTATCTCGGTAGAGGAGCTGGCCATCGGCAGTCAAAAAGTAGCCGAAGACCTCAGTGTAACAGTCTCTGTTGTCGACGAGATGCAGCACAAATTCCAGGCCAATCTGGAAACGACTGCAGAATCGGCTATTTACAGCGAAGGTGCTATTCAATCGATAGAACACGGAAGCAGCCAGATGAAAGAACAGCTGCAGCTCGTCTCCAGCAACCGTGCTGCCATGGCTGAAGTGGCCCAGACCGTACGTGCGCTGGAAACCAATGCAGCCGAGATCGCCAGCATGACTATGCTTGTATCCGAGATCGCTTCGCAAACCAACCTGCTGTCACTGAATGCCTCGATTGAAGCAGCCCGTGCCGGTGAAGCCGGTCAGGGATTTGCCGTAGTAGCCGGCGAAGTGAAAAAGCTGGCCGATCAATCGGTAACTGCAGCCAGCCAGATTTTCAAAGCGGTGGATTCCATCACATCCGCAGTTAGTCAGGTACAGGCTTCGGTCTCCCAGAGTCTCACCTTATTCCAGCAGCAAGAGCAGGCGACGGCGTCGACCGACGCTTCCTTTGCCGAGATTAGCGACCAGGTGAAGCAGATTGCCAGCCAGGTGAACAAACTCGCTCAGGATATGCAATCTTCGCATGAACTGAGCAATCAGGTGCAACAGGCGATTGAAAATATCAGCGCCATCACCGAACAATCCGCTGCCGGCAGCCAGGAGATTACCGCTTCAACCGTAGAACAGCAAAATGCGTTCCGCCAATCCGGCGAAAAAGTCAAAATGCTGCGTCAGATTCGCCAGGAAATGCAGCATGAGCTGGATCGCTTCCACATGGATGCCTCTACAGTATCTGCCGCTTCAAATAGTGAAAAAGCCAATCATGCTTCTGCAGTTGTCTCCACTTCACCTGCATTGCAGGACTGA
- the moaA gene encoding GTP 3',8-cyclase MoaA yields MTAYDQHNRILRDLRISVTDRCNFRCRYCMPEEIFGKDYAFLPDEHMLSEQEIGRIAAIFVGMGTRKLRITGGEPLLRKDLVHIIRRLSALDIEDLSLTTNGSLLARKAAALREAGLHRITVSLDSLEDDLFLKMNGGRSRVQPVLNGIDAAAAAGLQVKVNMVVQKGFNEEAVVPMVDYFRERGHILRMVEYMDVGNTNGWNRQHVVSKQELLDKIGAHWPLEPIAPNYEGEVATRYRFVDGKGEVGFISSVTEAFCSTCTRARLSAEGKLYTCLFATKGHDLRALLRSGQSDEEVARAVSGIWSNRHDQYSVERGSNSAVHKQDGPRVEMSHIGG; encoded by the coding sequence ATGACAGCCTATGACCAGCATAACCGTATATTAAGAGACTTACGGATCTCTGTCACAGATCGCTGCAATTTCCGCTGCCGGTATTGTATGCCGGAAGAAATATTCGGCAAAGATTATGCCTTTTTGCCTGATGAACATATGCTGAGTGAGCAGGAGATCGGCCGCATCGCAGCTATTTTTGTAGGGATGGGGACCCGAAAGCTGCGTATCACCGGAGGGGAACCTCTGCTTCGCAAAGATTTGGTCCATATTATCCGGCGTCTGTCTGCACTGGATATCGAGGATCTTTCCCTGACGACCAATGGCAGTCTGCTCGCCCGCAAGGCTGCTGCTTTGCGCGAAGCGGGTCTGCACCGGATAACCGTCAGTCTGGATAGTCTGGAAGATGATCTGTTCCTGAAAATGAATGGCGGACGCAGCCGGGTACAGCCTGTACTGAATGGGATTGATGCTGCAGCAGCGGCAGGACTGCAGGTCAAGGTCAATATGGTGGTACAAAAAGGATTTAACGAAGAAGCAGTCGTACCCATGGTAGACTATTTCCGTGAACGCGGTCATATTCTGCGGATGGTTGAATATATGGATGTAGGCAATACCAATGGCTGGAATCGCCAGCATGTGGTCAGCAAGCAGGAATTGCTGGACAAAATCGGTGCACACTGGCCCTTGGAGCCGATTGCTCCGAATTATGAAGGCGAAGTGGCTACACGCTATCGGTTCGTCGATGGCAAAGGAGAAGTCGGATTTATCTCTTCGGTAACAGAAGCCTTTTGCTCCACATGTACAAGGGCTCGCCTATCTGCGGAAGGCAAGCTGTATACATGTCTGTTTGCGACTAAAGGACATGATCTGCGCGCGCTGCTGCGCTCCGGTCAATCAGACGAAGAGGTTGCCCGTGCTGTATCCGGTATCTGGAGTAACCGGCATGACCAGTATTCAGTAGAGCGTGGAAGCAACTCGGCAGTTCATAAGCAGGATGGACCACGGGTTGAAATGTCTCATATTGGAGGTTGA